The following DNA comes from Cellulomonas soli.
GGAGGAGACGTTCGGGCCGGTCGCCCCGATCGTGCCGTTCGGCTCGGAGGACGAGGCGGTCGCGCTGGCGAACGGCTCCGACTTCGGGCTCGTGGCGTACGCGTTCACGCGGGACGTCGGGCGCGTCATGCGGCTCGCGGAGAGCGTCGAGGCCGGGATGATCGGCATCAACCGCGGCATGGTCTCCGACGCGACGGCCCCGTTCGGCGGTCTCAAGCAGTCCGGCCTGGGGCGTGAGGGCGGCGAGCTGGGGATCGAGGAGTACCTCGACCCGGTGTACGTCGCGCTCTGAGGGCCCCCCGAAGGCCCTCTGCGCGGCCCGACCTCCCCGGTTGGTAGCCTCGCCGGGCGCGGCCGTCCCCGCCCCGGGGCCGTCCGGCCCGACCCCTGGAGGACCCGTGGCGCTGTTCGACACACCGGCTGACGTCTCGGTCCGACCGGCGGTGCCCGGCGACGAGCGCGCGATCGCCCGGGTGCAGCTCGCCTCGTGGCGTGCGGCACACGCCCAGGTGCTCGCCGGCGCGCTGGAGCGCCTGGACGAGGACGCGATGGCCGCGCAGTGGGCGTCCGCCATCGGCACCCCGCCCGGCCGCGGCTACCGGGTGCTGGTCGCGTGCCAGGGTGCGACGGTCGTCGGGCTCGTGTCCGTGGCCCCGGTGCCCGCCGCCGAGCACACCCCGCTGGCCGCACCCGGCGGGGTGCTGCTGGCCCTCGAGGTCGACCCGGCGCACCAGCGCGGCGGGCACGGTTCACGTCTGCTCGCGGCCGCCGTCGACCTGCTGCGTGAGGACGGCGCCGACCAGGTCCACACCTGGGTGCTGGACGGCGACGACGCGCGTGCGCGATTCCTGTCCGGCGCCGGGCTCGGACCGGACGAGGCGGTGCGGGAGCTCGCGACGGGCACGGATGCCGACGGCGCGCAGCTCGTGGTGCTCGAACGACGCTGGTACGCCGCGATCTGAGGCGGCAGGCTCAGCCGGCCACGGCGGAGCGGTGCAGCCGGCTCGCGGTCCGCAGCGACTCCCGGGCCCG
Coding sequences within:
- a CDS encoding GNAT family N-acetyltransferase — translated: MALFDTPADVSVRPAVPGDERAIARVQLASWRAAHAQVLAGALERLDEDAMAAQWASAIGTPPGRGYRVLVACQGATVVGLVSVAPVPAAEHTPLAAPGGVLLALEVDPAHQRGGHGSRLLAAAVDLLREDGADQVHTWVLDGDDARARFLSGAGLGPDEAVRELATGTDADGAQLVVLERRWYAAI